Below is a genomic region from Desulfobacter sp..
TGTTTGAGCTCGGATAAGATTTTCCGGCAGGGTGTCAGGGTGCCGTTTGCTATGATAATAGATTTCATGGGATTTAAAATATCAGAAAAAAAAAGGATTGAAAACAAGAGTATTTGTCCTTTATTCCCATATCCTTCCTTGACACTTGGACGTTGAGTTTATATTTTCCCATTCTAATGATGGTTTTTAAACGAATACATACCTATATATTTTTAGAACTGGTTTCTCCCTTTGTCATCAGCCTGTTTTTCTTAACCTTTGTTTTTTTGATGACTCGGATTCCTGATATCACGAATATGGTGGTGAATTACAACACCGATATTGCGGATATCTTGATGATGGTGGGCTTTACCCTGCCGCGGTTCATGGAATTTACCATTCCCATGTCCGCCATGATTTCCATTCTTTTAACCTTTATGCGCATGTCCGGGGAAAATGAAATTGTGGCCCTTAAAGGGGCAGGGGTTTCCCTTTATAAACTATTGTCCCCGGTGATTGTTTTTTCGGTGATCACCACGGTATTGACCATGTGGGTGACGGTCTTCGGCGTCTCCTGGGGAAAACTTTCCTTAAAGGAAAAAACCCTTGAACTTGCCCGGTCCAGCATTGATGCCGCCCTTCAGGAAAGGCAGTTTAATTCCCAGCTCAACGATATCATGATCTATGTCTCCCACGTGGACATGAAAACAAGAGGGCTTAAGGATGTCTTTATTGAGGACAGAAGGACAAAGGGCGTAGTGTCCATATCGGTTGCCCCCAAAGGTAAACTCATCCGCCAGGGCAATGATGAGGTGTATACCATAAGGCTTTACGAGGGAATGATCAATCAGGTGAATTCAGAGGATAATTCAGTCACCAACATCAATTTTGGGCATTATGATATCAATATCGATATTGCCTCCATGCAAAAAGGGGGG
It encodes:
- the lptF gene encoding LPS export ABC transporter permease LptF; its protein translation is MMVFKRIHTYIFLELVSPFVISLFFLTFVFLMTRIPDITNMVVNYNTDIADILMMVGFTLPRFMEFTIPMSAMISILLTFMRMSGENEIVALKGAGVSLYKLLSPVIVFSVITTVLTMWVTVFGVSWGKLSLKEKTLELARSSIDAALQERQFNSQLNDIMIYVSHVDMKTRGLKDVFIEDRRTKGVVSISVAPKGKLIRQGNDEVYTIRLYEGMINQVNSEDNSVTNINFGHYDINIDIASMQKGGKRTLHKDLDELSLQELVLRIRSGIKDPARRSEALMVLHEKFSIPFACLSLGLLAFPLGVQSMSLRRSSGFGMGIFFFLLYYFLLAAGWSAGETGHYPPFIGMWLPNVVMGAAGIFLLVRNAREKPVRLPRGIQRTINGLVNRFRKRRNS